The genomic window AGCCAGCAACTCTGAAGGCAGCTGGCAACGAACAAGATGATTTCCAACTTCAAGGTAAAAAATACAGGCAGTAAAACCTTCATCCTATACAGCCCAATTAATCTCGGTAGCGCAAGACAGACAAAAAAACCTGCAACGTGCTCCACGTACACTGTGCTTCTCCAAGGGCCTCAGCTCCCTGGTTATTTTAGAGTCTAGCCGAGTGTTCCTCCTGCCTCAGGAGCACATGTGCCCATCCTCAAGACTACAGGGTGCCGGCGCTGCAAGCCTGTACTCCAGCGGCACGGACAGCTAGCCGGGTCTGCTCACCTCTTAGAGGGTGCACCAACAAAGAAACtttaacttctgtttttctgtacCGACTTTCTGAACAGAGAACTTAGAAAGAGGAACAAGCATCAGCCACACATTAATCAGTGCCGAAAGAGGGGTTTGGTCCGATTTTAGAATAAACGGCGGAGACACATGATCCAATTAAATTCTAATTATGTAAGTAGTAGGCAAGAGTATTTACACAGGCACTGATTACAGCTATTAGAGTCTAAAGTCGCCGGCCGGAGAGGCTCCGCTTCCTCCCCGCCGCCGGGCTCGTTTCATTTTTAACCTCCCCGTTCACAGCTCTCCTTACACACAATAGGAGACGCCGGCCCGAGAGCCCGTCTCCAAACCCGGACGCCAGCTTGGAGTGATGATTCACTATCCGTCCCACCTCGGAGCCGGGGAAAGACCCTCCGCATCCCATCCCACCGCCCGCAAccccggccccgcagcgccGGGACAGGCAGCCAAACCCTCCCGCCCCGGCAGTGCCCCTTACCTCCGAACAGGTGCGGCGAGAGGTGCGCGGGCAGCGAGCCGATCACCAGCCGGGGCccgccggaggagccgccgccgccgccgccccccgcggGCCGCTCCCGGCCGCCCTCCTCCGGGGTGCTGCTGACCGAGTCCTGCGAGCCGTAGGGGCCGCTGCTGTGGGGGATGTTGAAGGCGGACTGCGCCGCCCGGGCCCCGGAGGCCGTGGCCCCCCCTAAGGACCTGCTCCGGGGTGCCGACCCCGCGGCactccccgccgccgccgctcctccggccgccgcggccgccgcacCGCCGGGAGCGGCGTGAGGCGCCGCCGCCAGGTGCGCGTAgcgcccgccgccgcctgcCGAGCGCCCGCCGGTCCCGTTagcgccgccgctgctgctgctgctcgagGAAGGCAGATCCCCGCCCGAGTACGCCCGGGTGCGGCCATTGGCGGCggtggggctgctctgcttcGCGCCCATGGTCCCGCCGCCGCCTGGCGCTGCCCGGTGCCCttcgccgccgccgccttccCCGCGGCGCCCGGGGGTGGTGGCAGTCCGGCCCCGGCGGGGGCGATCCGAGGCGCGGGtcgcgccggggaggggggagagGGAGCGTCGGGGGAGGGGGACGGGTCGCTCGGTGGGTCGGTGTGGAGAGGGGAGAGCCGCCCGCCGGGATCCGGCTCAGCTGGCGGCCCCAGCGCGGCCGCTGCTGGCGGGTCTGGGGCGCCACCATGAGCTGCTCGGGACGGTGCTGGCTCCCGGCGCGCGGCCGCTCGGtcccgccgccgctgctgctgtgcccgccgccgccgcgacCACCACAGccatcctcctcctcgtccGCCGCCGCTGAGCCCTGTGCGGGGCAccggcggcagcagcgccgccGAGGCCGCTCGCTCACCCGCGGCGCGCCGTGCCCGTGCCGAGGAGGCGGGAGGGGGCGGTCGCCCCGGCGCAGCCGCTCCTCTACCGTGTCGCCATGCTGGGGGCGGCACCAGCGGGCGGGATGGGGAGCGGTTACGGCGGGCGGGGGCCGCCGCCTCAGCTCCCCCCCCCGCGCCCAGCGGGAGACCGGCCCCCGGCGGCGGCGCaacgggccgggcccggcggctCGCCCCGCCTCCCGCGCCGCTCCTCCCGCAAGGTGCGGGACAGCGCCAGGTGAGGCCCGCGTGGCCTCCGGCCGCGCTCGCCTCGGCAGGAGGGACAGTGCCCGCGACGGGGCCGCCGGCGGGACACagcctgcacacacacacacacgagGGGAGCTCGCTGTGCCCTCGCCCGCAGGCGCCTCCTGCGgggcgcccgcccgcccgggcagcagagccagaccGCCGCTGGCGGAAGGCGAGCGGCCGTGCCTGGGGACGGCCGGCGGCGGCCCCCGAGTCCGCGCTCCGCCCGAGTCCCGGCAGGTGAAGGAGAGGagcggcccggcggggcgggcagggCCCGGTGGCGGAGCGGCGGTGccctcctgtgccctcctgctgcgccgccgccgctcggtTCTCCGGCACTGCGGCTCCAGCAAACGCCCGGATGCCCGACCTCGGCGCCTGGGGCGGCTCCCGGCCGCCCGGCTGGGCCGCGGCTCGGCGGGACAGTGGGGGAAAGGGCCGCGTGCCCCCCTTGGGAGCTCTCCGGATCGGCAACTTCCGACCCTGACGGTTGGCTGCGAGTCTGTGTCCTCCGAGAACCTGGATGTACCAGGAGACATATGGACATATCGGGAAGCAGGACTAGAAGGACAAAAATCTCTGACATCTTTGGTTCACAGGTGATACAGGAAAATCCAGTATACCTCTGTCACTCACTCAAAGTCACGGGTTTTTTTACACGAGGTTTAACTAAGCTCTAAATTTTATCCCAGTGAATAATACCTGTGTGGATAGCAGGCTCAGTTTGATCATAACAAAACATTCAGAGACATAAAACTGTTTTGTGCCTTGTTTGATACTGAATGTCACATACATTGAATTTATATAAACATGATTCCTACAGTCGGTCATCTGAGGAAAACTGCTGGTTTATGGATTTTTGTCTGCTCCAAAATAGACTGTGTCACCATGAAGCAGTGCATCAGGACTCTCCATTATAATCTCTCAGTAGGGATTCCATCTACATTCCTTCCTATGTCACAGTGGCACAGTATCCAAGCTATGTTATAATTAATACCATAAAACTGATCCAAACCTTAATTAAAATACAAAGCATTATGAAGCATTATATTTACACTCATGGCATCTTTGATGCTCCTTCTCAGATGTGAAAGGCCTCCTGTTCCACCTCCTTTCGCCATGACTCTTACAACTGCCTGTGGCATCACATTCTGGCATCGCTGCAGCTCACAGCTGGGTCTGCAAGACGAGGTGCCATGGttgggggtggcacaggagggTACAAGCCCTAACTCATCCTTCCAACACCACTTTTCTGGATAGCTGAGACACTCTGTGAATACTCTGAACCCCATTTAGAGCATGCTGGTGTAAACTGTTTGCCCATTTCAGCGGGAGGCAGTGATTCCACAGCTGTATCATGAAGAGTCTTTTGTGTGCTGGGTGTTGGGCAGACAGCTGGGGTCGATAATCTGCCGTCCCAAGCTATGTCATCCCCACTTGTGAATTATaagctgcagtctctgctgGCAGTGGTAGATACTCCAAAGCAGATCAATCATGAGCACTTTCTAGTTCAATTCCCTGCAGAAAGAAAATCGGTGTGGATATGCTGTCTGCTTTGCCACCACTAGTTACTTTTTAAATCCTTGTCCAGCTTCAGCCAAATCTCAGAGATATTAACAGCATAGAAAATAAGTGGTTATGTAGAAGACAGAGATTCTAATGTTCCCACAGAAAGGAAAGCTACTGTAGGAATTCCTATCCTGCTAGATTCCAGGAATCTGCTTGGGCAAAGGATGTTGCAAACATGACTCATAatttctgctgctcacagaatgCCTGTGGCATGTTGAGCCCTATTGGAGCAGGGTTACAGGGAGCATGCTCAGAGTTTTATggagtttttaaaatttccacTACTGAGTGTTAGTAGAGCTGTTCAGCTGCTAGAATAAACAGCACTTTGAAAATAGCACATTGCTAGGCTGTATCACAGcactttctgtatttttttacaGTGGATTTAAGAATTGAGCAGGTATTAAATACAGATTGTATTTGACTGTGAATAATATTTTATTCAATTTAGGATTAAATTATGAAGCCTgtggtggaaaaaaaacctacaaaaaagACACCCAGTTACTCAGTCTTACAGTCAGAAAGTTACATTTAACAGCATAGGatatttcacagaaaagaaatCACAACAACAGGACAGCCTGGGTTCCCTTCTCAGGGAGCATGATTGCTCCCAGTGCaatgtgattttcttttttctttttttttttttttttggtaggctTCAGTTTTTGTTTTGCATCTAGGACATATTTGCAGCTCTCTCAATATCAAGTGTGAGTCTAAACACAGCACATCTCTCAACACCTacatcttcaggaaaaaaagcgTGCCACGCCTTTGAACCAGTTTTTGCCCCCCCAATTCTTCCTGGTCTctctgaaaaaatgaaagaaatttgtCTAGATATGAAAATTTGCTTTATATAAGCAACAGTACAGTTAGGTTTTCAAGCTAACATTTCTTCTAACAAATGTCTATTAGCTGTCTAGTCTTGTAGAGGAAAGTATCTGGCGCTGTAACCTACACCCATTTGTTCATTACTACTCTCCAGAAGTAGCTTGCATAAAAACTTCGTAAATTACAAAAGAAAGTCACTAGTGATGAGAGCAAGCATTGCAGAGAGAAAGTAGAATATCTTGCTGCTGGCCATATTTCTACAGATTTCAAGAACTCAGTGGAAAAGCAGATAGTTATATAAAAATTAACTTCTATAGGTCCATATGGGTGAATGCTGCTTTTGTTCCTGTAGAAACATATCTAGGGAATCGTAGTCAAATAACCACTATTTGTTCCTTGTCCAGGATAGTGGGAAAAAACTGGTTTAGACAGGCAAATATACTCACTGTTCTTTGTTATAAGCTGCATACCTCCTGTTCAGTTCTGGTTGCACCACTTTGTCTATCAGCACATGAAAATAATGAACTTGATTCTTGACCAGTTTCCTTGAACATACCAGGTGACAGGTGTGCCCTAAGCATACAAAATTAGGTGTAAATTCATAATATTGCACATTTTGGAAAATGTGTGCTGATAAATGGAACAGGGGCCTGCATTTTGCTTGACAGTGAGCTATGCAGACAGATaatttcccctctcccctcctgcccccttCTTTGATGGCTTTTAAAGGGACACTGAAACAAGGACTTAAGCAAGGTTTCATTACTGACAGAAGCATCTGACCCTGAACTAATAAAGCCAGCCAGACTTTCATTCTGCTCAGAACCAATCAGACACTCTATTATAAAGGAGAAAGATTTGAAAAGTAATGGCATACCCTCATAACATACAGCTTAATTTTATAATAAGTAGTGTGGGCTTCTAAAACCTTCTAAAAAGATTTAGCCAACTCGATTTTCTGAGCAGGTACCAGGCTAGAACTGCACATTGTGATTGGAAGAGGTCAGTGCAATTTTTACATTACTGTGTATTTCATCTGTTTGAAAGAAATAGCTCTGCACAGATAACTGAAAATAGAGACTTCTGATGTGTTCAGTTGCTCATAGGGAAAGCAAAATAGAGCTGTTTTATATTCCTGAAATATGACATGTAAAATGTACATTCCTTACATCTGTAGCTAGAGTAGGCCATCCAGCAGATGAGGCTGTTTGATGTTCACATCTGTGCACTGAGGGAAATAGGTCCCATATAATCCCTCTCAGTGTGACTACAAACAATACATAAAGCTATTTAGGAATCCCTTTAGATAGATTTTGGTGTCAGTGATGCTCCAGCTGGTGTCTGGTGTTTTAATAGATGCAGGAGACCCCATTATCCAGATTTagatttttatttgcattaaaTAACTCTTTACACATATTGATGTTAATCATAGGAAGATTTGGGCACATGCTTGCACTGACACGTGAAAAACAATTCTGCAACATGTTGAGATCAATCTTCATGGAATAAAAAAACCAAGCTGCTTGTCAAACTCAAAGTTTGATTTCTAAAATTGTTTTGTAAATGTGTGGTGATGCTCACAAGGGTAAGGAGGTTCACCCTTGCTTtataaaaattctgtttaaagCCTTCTGTCTTTTGTTTGAAGTTTATGCTTTTCTGAAGTTTCTATGCTTTTCTAGTTTCACACTGCAAACAATATGCTGTATTTTGTACTCTAGAGTTGCTCGTAGAGAAAACTGATGTTCACAAAGATAATCTTGAAAATAAACTGACATTTTGACTGGACTTATTGATTGACCATTTTGTACAGGAAGAAATACTTGGAAATAACACACTTGACAAAGTGGCAATTTGTGCTGTGCACTTCATTACCACATGTTGTAAAGTAGTACTTTAGGAAATATACTTCAGTCCAAGATTTCTCATAGGAAAGGGTATTCACCCTAATAATTACTATGCTGTCCTACACTCATAGTTGTATTATCATAGCCACTGAGTACCTATGTAGGTAACCAGAGGCAATACCAAATGCTATTCAAATGAATTTACCTTTTTGCTACATGATCAGGCCAGTACTGTTACTGGTTCTGCCATAAACCGTATTAGTTTTACttgttggttgggtttttgttgttatCAGCTTGGCATTGATCACCTCTCTGTGTAGTTTCCTGATCTTTCATGCAGTTACAGCCCCACCCCCAACCCTCATATTTTTACATGcttaagaaacaaaagaataCAAATAGCTGCTTAGGCTATGCCCATTTCTACACCGGAGGAATCTGCACCATTTCATCAATGAAGTGACCTGGGTGCATGTTTATGTGGGCAAGGCACGATGCACTCATCTGTAGGCATGCCGGTCCGGGGTAGAAGCTGACATataaaggtgccatccagcttatttctctgtttctgtgaCTTCCGAGAGGGGGTGGAGGACAAACTGACCGATGGGAAGCATGTTTACTCTCTCTTGTTTTCAGATCTCCTGTCAGTACCCAGCAATGCCAGCTGAATGTGGATTTGGGAGTTGGGGGAGGAGAATTGATCACCTTAAGCTCCCTTTACTTGGGCAGGGGGAAATAATGGCAGTCTTTTGAGGTATATCCCTGAATTACACTAATTTGTTTTTCAATACAGGGTGGGACCACAAAATCCTTCTGCACCTAAAGAGGCAGCTGGCTTAACAGAGAGCTTTATCTAGAGCAGTTCATGATGGTTAATAAGAAGGAAGACACTTCAAGTCATGACACAGTGAGAATTACACAGAAGCTGATTGCAGGCAAAGCTCTTTTACAGGATGCATCTTTCATTATTGATACTAATTCTTTGAATGCCAGACATCTAAACAAAGAGGTAAGTATTTGAAGAACAGtattacagaaaaataacagcaaaaaatGTAGGACTGAGAGCAGGTGGTAAATCCATGTGATATTAGATTTGCCAAGTACAATCTGTATTCTCTCAGGTTATCTATTATCTACCAAATATTGCCTTAACTTCTCAGAGCCCAGAAGACAAAATACCTTTGTCCTTATTTTTTGCACAGTATTTGCTAATATTTTATATGAATTATTAATTGATATTCTACAGCCCCCGAGTTGCAGTCTGCTACTGATAAGCCTAATAATGAGAAACAAAAACACATAGGAATGTTAAGCACAGCTGTCACATGTGGGCAGTCACATGTGTCACAGTGACTTTGTGCAGCAGGAGTCAAAGGGACAGCAACAACCACAAAGTCCAATAAAAGCTAGGCACACCAACGCATGTATCAGGATAATACTTCATTAGCTGATGATTAGTGAAGAACACAAAGGCATGTAAGTGGATTTTTCTGAAGGCCTGGATCACAGCTCCAGCAGTACCAGGTCAGGAGGATGACAGAGAGCTCGGCACTCTCTGCCAGAAACGTtttctgccccagctcctgcgCATCACGCCTGCTGGAAACAAAGCAGGAGGGTGGTGTAAAAGGCTCCATCTGCCGTGTTGGCTCACATCCACTCCACAGAAGCCAAAACCCATGAACGTAAGAGATGAGAAATCAGAATTGTGAACCCActtcctcctctctctgcttTGCCTTTCCCCAGTTTGTACTTCTCCAGGAGCAAGAGGAGCTGTGTCTTGTTCTAGATTGTTGCTTGCAGAATGAGGGGAGTCAGGGTTCATCCATCTTCCTCAGCCTTCCCATAACAGCATAGGGAATGAGGGACCTAAATTTCTTAAATAAGCAAAATGTTTTCCAAAGAGTGGTAGAAACCACTCATTTCATCACTTCAGAAAGCCAACATATACTTCCTGGCTGGTTGTTCTGCCCCAAGATAGTTTCAGTTCAATATTCAGAAAATGCCAGGCAAATAGTAAATCAAGTGCAAGTTAGAACAGTCCTTGTAACTGCCTGGTGTAGCAAAACACTTCCAGATGATGCAGTATCTTTCTAGGCAGTAGGAAAGCAAAGACTCAGTCTTGTCAGTAGGTTCTTGTTGAGATGAGTACTCTTAGTTGCAGGATTAACCATCCCCATGGACCACCTGTGCAATGCTTTCTTAGCAGGGTCACAAATTATCAAGATAATTCAGaaccatttctttttctgtattattttctAAACAAAGCTTTTCCTCTGGACTCATGGTAACTGCTCTTTAACTCAGTCATGATATGATCACAATTTAGATTAGGGTCTTTTTACAGCTGTATTAATCCCAGTCAAGGACAGAAAGCAGTTCTACACTTTCCACGTGGAGTTTAAACAGCAAAAAAGACCTGTTTTGTAGAAAGCATATAATGAGGCTGGAGAGGCTTGGATTCATTCAGGATAGCAATTATTCCTCTGTTGTTAAAGAAAACTTACAGAGCAGTCTGGTATTGCAAGTCCACACTGACATCTAGTGCTGAAAAAATTGCACTAGCCAGTGAGGAaacaaagaagggaaaaggtGTTGGGTTAGGAgtgaaaaatctaaaaatacagcaaagcATCCCTCCTGCTTTATGAAAATGCCTGGCTGTTTGTGGGTCTGTTCTGTGGGCAGGAACTGCTCTGTCTCCATGAACTTGGGTGCTGAGGGAGCATCCCTTGGGAAAATGCACGGGATACTGGGTCTGACAGAGAACACAgcaagccctggctgctccgGAAAACTGCTCTTGAGGTCAGGAGGAATCTTGAGTTGTGACTTACTTTAAGTTTGTTTTCTAGCCACTGCTGCTGTAGGACTTGGTCCAGATCAGCATAACTGATAGAGAACTGCTGCCAGTGGCCCAGTAATCTTGATGTTATAAACAAAGTCTTCGCAAGATTGAAATGTTCTCACCTTCCAACCTGAGAAGAGAATTTCCTGGTACTTTGGAAAGATTCCCTCTCTAAGCTGTTTCTAGGGAAgaggggctttttttttatttttcagtggcTTTTAGTTCTTGATGTTCTCTTACCTCCCACTTCAATACAAAACATTCTCATTATTTTTCTGCACACACAAAAATTTGCACTTTACAATATTTGACTGTGCCTTTAAAGGCAAGAAAAGATTGTAAAACAAAAtatctgtgatttttttattgtaatttCTACCTTTTGTGGGGAAgtaaaaagtaataataatataCAGAATAATGAATGTTTTTCAGTGTCTTAGCTGCCaacacagctccttccctgtcACCAGGGAAATGGTGAGATTAAAACCATGTGCTCTGTGTGCTTCAGAGGTGAAATATGCATGTCAGTGTTGTATAAATCATCAAAGGAGATGAGCGAAAGGACAGATCCAAAGCCACCAAGATCaatggacttttttttccccattaaatCCCATGAGCTTTGGATCAGGTCCTGGCGGATGTCAGAGCTCTGCCAACCCCACAGAGAAACTGTAGTCCAAATGCTGGTGTGCTGTTTGGCAAGCCACAGCTGTGATGTTGGCAGATGTATCCTTCATGGAGAGAATCCTGGTGTTGATGAGCAGGATTTCACAgtgggacccagcacaggggagTTCTTGTTTCTCTGCATGGAGGCAAAGCAGGGCCTGCCctagcaggggctgctgtgtgtGAGAGCATCCTGTTCCTTCAGACACACACTGAGGCACACCAGCAAGCTGCATCTCCTGGTactgcctggggagcagctccttcctcctcctcctccttcacaGCACAGCAAGCAACAACTGGCAGGATTTAGCCCTTACTGCCTTACCAGTGTGAAAGCCTCAGAAGAAAATGTGGCTTTTGTCCTGTACATAGTACCCTTCCTCCCCTTATAATCAGAATCAGCCCAGGTGCTCAGACATAATTTCTTCTGTCagtttttgcaattttttatttttactgggAAATAATGATACAGAAGTAAGCATGTTGTCACATCTaggctgcattttctttttgccCCTGTATCTTGTAATCAACAACAGTATGCAGAttttagaaatgttttcagACTTTTGTGTCTGGGCTGGACAGATTGGGATGTGCACGGAGGATTGGCAGACCCAATTAGACAGTAAATAGTGTAAGTAGCTGTCAGAAAATAAGGCTAAAGCAGGAGAAAGCATGTGGCATCTCTCACTAGATAAGCTAGAATGATTGGCATATTCAGTCAGAAACAGTCATTTTCTGATTTAATGGGGGCTTAAGACAAATTGTCTTGCAGCTGAGACCATGCAAATCAATCATTAAAATGTCAGGTTAGAGTCCAATGTCAGTTAAAATTCCCTCAATATCAGGAAAATTGCACCAAATTTATCCATCCAAATTTATAGCGTGTGAAAATTGACCCATAATTATTATTAGGAGCAAAAGCATGCAAAACCGTATCACATGTCTAGAATTTTCttgaaataaaaagtaataGAATAGTAAAGCCAAAAATGTATAATAGACTAgagtagaaaagaaaaagaaggaaaaagaacaggAACGGGAAGAGgtaaggaaaaggagaggaaggggacaatggaaagaggaaagaaaaaagggaatgaGAATGAAAGACTGAAAGAAATGCCAAGAAAAGAATGCAGTAAATGTCCCTgaggaaattttaaaacatgggaaaaaattTCAAATGTATATTAATAACCTTGAATTAAGTCACTTCAACATTGCTGTCATCATGTCATGTTCATATTCATCCTTTCCCGTTTTGCTCCCGAGAAAACCCAAAGGAAACCCATGAAATCTGGTGGCAGGAATTCATTCAAGAAGGTGCCACTATCATTTTAAAGGTGACTAGTTTGCAGAGCATATTTGGTGCAGTGACTGAGCATCCAGTACGAACACAGTCAGCTGACATGAGTTCCTAAGCCTTTAGGAACATTCAGAGTGTGTGGAAATCAATGTTTTTTCAGTGTGGTACTAGGCAATAACAGATCCATTCCCAGCTGAGAGCACTGGCTTGCTTTGTGCAGAGCACGATCTGTTTGAATTTCAAATATTTGGGAGGAGGCAGAGAGTTAGGTTGAATGGTAATAATTTAGTTTAACATTAAATTCCCTACTTGGTCCTCTGCCTTCTGTTTAGGAGTGGGGTTCAGTGAAGGGAATGCTCCTGTTCACACAAACAGGGTGACTTGGGTGGGGCTACACCCAGAGCCCAGGTCACAGAGCCTCTATGGGGCCTCCCAGTGACTCAGGACTTCCACAAGTCCCCAGTCTGGGGTGAAATAACAACTTGTGTAAAGTAGTAGGTTGATTTTACAAGCAGTAGCTGCCCAGAAGACAGGAATGACAGAGTTTTGGCAGTGTGCAGACCATGCAGCAGCAGATCAAGCCGGGGTGGCTGACACGAGTACCAACCTTGCCTCATCATGCTGCCCTTATCTCAGAGGCTGCCATCCTTGCCTGGAGCTGACAGAAGGATACAGACAGCTTGACGTGTTAGAGGAAAGCAAAAAATATGTCAGTCAGGAGCAGtggcagctcaggagcagctgtgtgacCCATCAACACCCTCCCCTGCGAGGCTGGGAGaagggctgggacagccctgcttTAATCCATTGCCACACACAAGTTAATATCCCAATTCTTTGGAATTTGGCCATGAACAGCTTCTAATTCAAGCTGGCTGTCCTCAGtaacaaagaaaaatgtaaatgcaCAGTGACACTTATGCAGTGTGGTGTGTTAGACAgggagaacagaggaaaaaatgctttagaaaatacagtaaaatCCCTAGAACTGAGGAAGCTCAGGAGCATTTTTTTAGCTCCTTCATTATAA from Agelaius phoeniceus isolate bAgePho1 chromosome 1, bAgePho1.hap1, whole genome shotgun sequence includes these protein-coding regions:
- the ZNRF2 gene encoding E3 ubiquitin-protein ligase ZNRF2; amino-acid sequence: MGAKQSSPTAANGRTRAYSGGDLPSSSSSSSGGANGTGGRSAGGGGRYAHLAAAPHAAPGGAAAAAAGGAAAAGSAAGSAPRSRSLGGATASGARAAQSAFNIPHSSGPYGSQDSVSSTPEEGGRERPAGGGGGGGSSGGPRLVIGSLPAHLSPHLFGGFKCPVCSKFVSSDEMDLHLVMCLTKPRITYNEDVLSKDAGECAICLEELQQGDTIARLPCLCIYHKGCIDEWFEVNRSCPEHPSD